The proteins below are encoded in one region of Arenibacter algicola:
- a CDS encoding SCO family protein, translating to MRSFFAQFKFLGLVLLIVSAVIISLFYNALQPKEILPVYQPAMVNFELVDSTLQHVKKYHTIADFALTNQNGKLVTQKDYENKIYIADFFFTTCPTICPIMTKNMAGIQDKILNDENVMLLSHSVTPDIDSVPQLKKYALEKGVKDSKWNLVTGDKQQIYELARKSYIAVKTDGDGGPYDMIHTENFILVDKERRIRGFYDGTDSEEMEKLLSDLEILKSSYTDQ from the coding sequence ATGCGTTCTTTTTTTGCCCAATTTAAATTCCTCGGCCTTGTACTTCTGATTGTTTCGGCGGTAATCATTTCCCTTTTTTACAATGCCTTGCAACCTAAAGAAATTTTGCCCGTCTACCAACCTGCCATGGTGAATTTTGAATTGGTGGACAGCACCCTACAGCACGTAAAAAAATATCACACCATTGCCGATTTTGCATTGACAAATCAGAACGGAAAACTGGTGACCCAAAAAGACTACGAGAACAAAATTTATATTGCCGATTTCTTCTTTACCACCTGCCCCACTATTTGCCCCATAATGACAAAAAATATGGCCGGCATTCAGGATAAAATTTTGAACGATGAAAACGTCATGTTGCTTTCACATTCCGTTACCCCGGACATTGACTCCGTTCCCCAACTAAAAAAATACGCTTTGGAAAAAGGTGTCAAAGACAGTAAATGGAACTTGGTTACCGGAGACAAGCAACAAATCTATGAACTGGCCAGAAAATCCTATATTGCCGTTAAGACCGATGGCGATGGCGGCCCATACGATATGATCCATACCGAAAACTTTATTCTGGTAGATAAGGAACGAAGGATCAGGGGGTTCTATGACGGCACTGACTCCGAAGAAATGGAGAAGCTGTTGAGCGATCTTGAAATATTGAAATCTTCCTATACGGACCAATAA
- the rseP gene encoding RIP metalloprotease RseP, producing the protein MTLAIQIVQFVLIISILVILHEMGHFFPAKYFKTKVEKFYLFFDVKFSLFKKKIGDTEYGIGWLPLGGYVKIAGMIDESMDTEQLKQEPQPWEFRSKPAWQRLIIMTGGVIVNFLLAWVIYTTMLASNGDTYIPSDNLKYGILVDSIGEQLGLKTGDQILMVDDKKTRKFNEAVLDIILGDEVTVKRDGREITVPLSDEGKETVFATQGKNFLDYRKKAIIANVVPNSVAEKAGLLAGDEIIGVNGESAEFWDELVAKIQSSANQELDISVLRNGTTEHLELTVPDEAKIGIELDITDIRVTDNYSLLEAIPAGYKRTIQVLTDQIRQFKVIFNTKTGAYKQVKGPIGIVELMPETWNWTFFWNFMAMFSVWLAFLNILPIPALDGGHVMFLLYEIISGRKPSEKVLETGQIIGFVILMGLMAVVFGNDIWNIIKKFL; encoded by the coding sequence ATGACGTTAGCAATACAGATTGTACAGTTTGTACTCATCATATCCATTTTGGTGATCCTTCATGAAATGGGCCATTTTTTTCCCGCAAAATATTTTAAGACCAAAGTAGAAAAGTTCTATTTGTTTTTTGACGTCAAGTTTTCCTTGTTCAAGAAAAAAATAGGGGATACTGAGTACGGCATTGGTTGGTTGCCATTGGGTGGTTATGTAAAGATAGCCGGAATGATCGATGAGAGTATGGACACCGAGCAATTGAAGCAGGAGCCACAGCCATGGGAATTTCGTTCCAAGCCGGCTTGGCAACGACTTATTATTATGACAGGTGGGGTTATTGTAAACTTTTTGTTGGCTTGGGTGATCTATACTACAATGTTGGCAAGTAATGGTGACACCTATATTCCGTCCGATAATTTAAAATATGGTATTCTGGTGGATTCCATTGGCGAACAGTTGGGGTTGAAGACCGGGGATCAAATTTTGATGGTGGATGATAAGAAGACCAGAAAATTTAACGAGGCCGTTTTGGATATCATTCTTGGGGATGAGGTAACGGTTAAAAGGGATGGTCGTGAAATTACCGTTCCCTTATCAGATGAAGGAAAGGAGACCGTTTTTGCTACCCAGGGTAAGAATTTCTTGGATTACAGAAAAAAAGCGATTATCGCTAATGTGGTTCCCAATTCGGTAGCCGAAAAGGCAGGCCTTTTGGCAGGAGATGAAATTATAGGGGTAAATGGGGAGTCTGCAGAGTTTTGGGATGAATTGGTAGCGAAAATACAGAGCTCTGCCAATCAAGAATTGGATATCAGCGTTTTGAGGAACGGTACTACCGAACATTTGGAATTGACAGTTCCCGATGAAGCCAAAATAGGGATAGAGTTGGATATTACCGATATTAGGGTTACCGATAATTATAGTTTACTTGAAGCCATCCCGGCAGGTTATAAACGTACCATTCAGGTATTGACAGATCAGATACGACAGTTTAAGGTAATCTTCAATACCAAAACAGGCGCCTACAAACAGGTTAAAGGCCCTATTGGAATTGTGGAATTAATGCCGGAAACTTGGAATTGGACCTTCTTTTGGAATTTTATGGCCATGTTCTCGGTGTGGTTGGCCTTTTTAAATATTCTTCCTATACCTGCTTTGGACGGGGGCCATGTAATGTTTTTATTGTACGAGATAATTTCTGGAAGGAAGCCTAGTGAAAAGGTGTTGGAAACAGGTCAAATTATTGGTTTTGTTATACTTATGGGGCTAATGGCAGTGGTATTCGGAAACGATATTTGGAATATCATCAAGAAGTTTTTATAG
- a CDS encoding helix-turn-helix transcriptional regulator, with protein sequence MENQQDVVTLLTEIKGLLAHNKKTLNVEDLAQYTGLSKSKIYKLTQQKLIPMGNNPHIRQKFFDKDTIDAWLLGEPDLSDETLEHRFNESLLKNRR encoded by the coding sequence ATGGAAAATCAACAGGATGTGGTAACACTACTTACAGAGATCAAGGGTCTATTGGCCCACAACAAAAAAACGCTCAATGTGGAGGACCTGGCACAATACACGGGCCTTTCCAAGAGCAAGATCTACAAGCTTACCCAACAGAAGCTTATCCCTATGGGCAACAATCCCCATATCAGACAAAAATTCTTCGATAAGGATACTATCGACGCCTGGCTCCTGGGAGAGCCCGACCTTTCCGATGAGACCCTGGAGCACCGTTTCAACGAGTCCCTGTTGAAGAACAGGAGGTAA
- a CDS encoding helix-turn-helix domain-containing protein — translation MEPTQRNFQGIWIPRSIYLNKEANWYAKILFMEIHSFTENGKECYMSNRYIASFLHISERQVSRYISELKSLGWIEETSFNGRKRYLRSLLRFGFKIGDSAPTMVSGLPGQKCRGSMDKSVKYTKQVTKQEKKEFTFLKEGNKNRSPILE, via the coding sequence ATGGAACCAACGCAAAGAAATTTTCAGGGCATCTGGATACCCAGATCGATCTACCTGAACAAGGAGGCGAACTGGTACGCGAAGATCCTGTTTATGGAGATACATAGCTTTACCGAAAATGGGAAGGAATGCTATATGTCCAACAGGTATATCGCCTCCTTCCTTCACATTTCCGAACGACAGGTCAGCAGGTACATTTCCGAATTGAAATCCCTGGGCTGGATAGAGGAGACCTCCTTCAACGGAAGGAAGCGCTATCTGAGAAGTCTGCTCCGTTTTGGGTTCAAAATTGGCGACTCTGCCCCGACAATGGTGTCCGGGCTGCCTGGACAGAAATGTCGTGGCAGCATGGACAAAAGTGTCAAGTATACTAAACAAGTAACAAAACAAGAAAAAAAAGAATTTACCTTTTTAAAAGAAGGAAATAAAAATAGAAGTCCAATATTGGAATAA
- a CDS encoding P-loop NTPase family protein, whose product MEKGWSEHFRRKQTEPKPLCAPELFKKVFYRAAQEFYARMDLDFEVDGTNKNFLGHFCRYWNRDPAFELVENISLRKGLMVFGSYGTGKTSSFKIIQNMSKQYGLRPLWFPSISAQEVVDKYNAEKNKDDIIKYYSKGIFLFDDLGSETVANNVYQYGKEDIFVRILLNRYRNFEDLGTKTHITTNLNDSQLEDRYGRQISDRFVRMFNQLKLDGPSRRK is encoded by the coding sequence ATGGAAAAGGGATGGTCGGAACATTTTCGGAGAAAGCAAACGGAACCAAAACCGCTATGCGCCCCAGAGCTTTTTAAAAAAGTTTTTTATAGGGCGGCACAGGAATTTTATGCCCGGATGGATCTCGATTTTGAAGTGGACGGGACCAACAAAAATTTCCTCGGGCATTTCTGCAGGTATTGGAACCGGGACCCCGCATTCGAACTTGTGGAAAATATCTCCCTGAGAAAGGGATTGATGGTCTTCGGTTCCTACGGCACCGGAAAGACATCGAGTTTTAAGATCATCCAGAACATGAGCAAACAATATGGCCTTCGGCCACTTTGGTTCCCCTCCATCAGCGCCCAGGAGGTAGTGGACAAGTACAATGCCGAAAAGAACAAGGACGATATCATTAAATACTATTCCAAGGGAATCTTTTTGTTCGATGACCTGGGATCGGAAACAGTAGCGAACAATGTCTACCAATACGGAAAGGAGGATATATTCGTCAGGATATTGCTCAACCGTTACCGAAATTTTGAGGACCTCGGGACAAAAACGCACATCACTACCAACCTTAACGATTCCCAACTAGAAGACCGTTACGGAAGACAGATCTCGGACCGGTTCGTAAGGATGTTCAACCAGTTAAAGTTGGACGGCCCCAGTCGGAGAAAGTAG
- a CDS encoding S41 family peptidase, producing the protein MMINNLSFILFLLFIGYSTNTESQINQRKIEYLKAFAKVYGYVKYFHPSDEASTIDWNAFSIYGAEQVKKCKSDDELLTELNALFLPIAPSIRFTQDPVSSKYDLLTITPKNLEGYQPTFWQHFGVSVGMQSDFYPSNPYKSVRVNGSIKHGHAHETNKPIISIGTTKSIGQPIFNYTPNFGELIEKPITSSIYCQIPLVLYSGERGTFPIVDSSKLSHLKKQLEGGTKEPSNESPSVSWDRDQNIYNYPNQESFRLGNVINVYNVFQHFFPYMEVVDVDWDQELGKALSKSLTDKTGKDHLFTLQKFMSRLQDGHINVNFRGNTSSYFPGITWEWIEGKLVITDVQDSKIPIEKGNVVTHIDGITVKDYFKEVNSRISAGTTGYLNHRAQYASLGGEKGSEMVITVNDKKIPLVRNSYTFSTARPTPFFKKINDSVVYLNINKISMDCINSLLPELEKAKSIICDLRYYPNKNHEFLSHLLKENDTTTSWMQIPKIVYPDQEHLIGYGNLSWNLTAKKPYLGDKKIIFITQGSAISYAESYMGYVQGYDLATIIGQPTAGTNGNINPFEVSGGYQISWTGMKVVKHNGSQLFGIGFIPDIIVHKTIKGIKEERDEFLEKAIEIANY; encoded by the coding sequence ATGATGATAAACAATCTCTCGTTCATTTTATTCCTTTTATTTATTGGCTATTCAACGAATACTGAATCGCAAATCAACCAAAGAAAGATAGAATACCTAAAAGCTTTCGCCAAAGTTTATGGATATGTAAAATATTTCCATCCCAGTGATGAAGCCTCAACAATAGATTGGAATGCATTTTCTATTTATGGGGCGGAACAAGTAAAAAAATGTAAATCTGATGATGAATTACTGACGGAGCTAAATGCCCTATTTCTCCCAATTGCACCTTCCATTCGGTTTACACAGGACCCCGTTTCATCCAAATACGATCTATTGACCATTACCCCAAAAAACCTGGAGGGCTACCAACCAACATTTTGGCAACATTTTGGAGTAAGTGTTGGAATGCAATCCGATTTTTATCCTTCAAATCCATATAAGAGTGTACGTGTCAATGGATCAATAAAACATGGTCATGCCCATGAGACAAACAAACCTATAATCTCTATAGGCACAACGAAATCTATAGGTCAACCTATTTTTAATTATACCCCAAATTTTGGAGAGTTAATTGAAAAACCAATTACATCTTCCATTTACTGCCAAATTCCCCTGGTACTATATTCTGGAGAAAGGGGGACATTCCCCATTGTTGATTCTTCAAAATTGTCCCATTTAAAAAAGCAGTTGGAGGGAGGTACCAAAGAACCGAGCAACGAATCCCCGAGCGTGAGTTGGGATAGGGATCAAAACATTTATAACTATCCTAACCAAGAGTCCTTTAGATTGGGAAATGTCATCAACGTCTATAATGTATTCCAACATTTTTTCCCATATATGGAAGTCGTAGATGTGGATTGGGACCAAGAATTGGGAAAAGCCTTATCCAAATCTTTAACTGATAAAACAGGTAAGGATCATCTGTTTACTTTGCAAAAATTTATGTCCCGTTTACAGGATGGACATATAAATGTTAACTTTAGAGGAAATACGTCCTCTTATTTCCCTGGTATTACTTGGGAATGGATCGAAGGCAAGCTTGTTATAACCGATGTCCAAGATTCAAAAATCCCCATAGAAAAAGGGAATGTGGTAACGCACATCGATGGAATAACCGTTAAAGATTACTTCAAGGAAGTAAATTCTCGGATTTCTGCTGGCACAACAGGGTACTTGAACCACAGGGCACAATATGCGAGTCTTGGAGGAGAAAAGGGTTCTGAAATGGTAATAACCGTAAATGACAAGAAAATTCCTCTAGTTAGAAATAGTTATACTTTCTCAACCGCTAGACCGACCCCTTTTTTTAAAAAGATAAACGATAGTGTTGTTTATCTGAACATCAATAAAATTTCTATGGATTGCATTAACAGCTTATTACCTGAACTGGAAAAAGCTAAATCGATTATATGTGATTTAAGGTACTACCCTAACAAAAACCATGAGTTTCTATCCCATTTACTTAAGGAAAATGACACCACCACTTCTTGGATGCAGATTCCGAAGATAGTTTATCCCGATCAGGAACATTTAATCGGTTATGGAAATCTCAGTTGGAATTTAACCGCAAAAAAGCCTTATTTAGGAGATAAAAAAATAATATTTATCACCCAAGGTTCGGCAATAAGTTATGCCGAAAGTTACATGGGTTATGTTCAAGGCTATGATCTTGCTACAATAATTGGCCAACCTACGGCAGGAACCAATGGAAACATAAATCCTTTTGAGGTGTCAGGAGGATATCAAATAAGTTGGACCGGTATGAAAGTTGTAAAACACAATGGCTCCCAATTGTTCGGGATCGGCTTTATTCCGGACATCATTGTCCATAAAACGATTAAGGGGATAAAAGAAGAAAGGGACGAATTTCTGGAAAAGGCAATAGAAATTGCTAATTATTAA
- a CDS encoding helix-turn-helix domain-containing protein, with protein MTNLGLYLAKKSINKAEVARRTGLSKSRLSQLSSKESTKLRVDELYLIALAIDVEPSELLNEVCKGLNLPKE; from the coding sequence ATGACAAACTTGGGCTTATACTTAGCTAAGAAATCGATTAATAAGGCGGAGGTTGCCAGAAGAACTGGGTTGAGTAAATCTCGTTTAAGTCAATTAAGTTCTAAAGAATCAACCAAACTTCGCGTGGATGAACTTTATTTGATCGCTTTGGCAATCGATGTAGAACCTAGTGAATTATTAAATGAGGTTTGTAAGGGGCTTAATCTGCCAAAAGAGTAG
- a CDS encoding type II toxin-antitoxin system RelE/ParE family toxin, which produces MEISYKSSKLKKQLTSPRELGRSYGQLARKINQRLNDLKSAETLSIMRLLPAAHCHELSGIYKGELAVNISPNYRLIFEPNHDPIPEKEDGGLDWESVTKIQINRIEDYH; this is translated from the coding sequence GTGGAAATTAGCTACAAGTCCAGTAAACTAAAAAAACAATTGACCAGCCCACGTGAACTTGGTAGGAGTTATGGACAATTGGCGCGTAAGATTAACCAGCGACTAAATGACCTTAAATCCGCTGAAACTCTTTCTATAATGCGTCTTTTGCCAGCTGCACATTGCCATGAGTTAAGTGGAATATATAAAGGAGAGCTTGCAGTAAATATTTCCCCAAACTATAGATTAATATTTGAACCAAACCACGACCCAATTCCTGAAAAGGAAGACGGAGGCCTCGATTGGGAGTCCGTTACGAAAATCCAGATTAACAGGATTGAAGATTATCATTAG
- a CDS encoding ImmA/IrrE family metallo-endopeptidase, with protein sequence MSTTIEQAKEFLSPPGDTIQETIDIMGMSQAELAERMGRPKEKVNDVIKGREPISTNTAFQLEKVLGIPASFWLNREKEYRRELFELEEQAFYEGCIGWLQNFPIPQMKKFGWLPNTREKHEQVVAMLKFFGVATPDEWTRIYVHEEVSVAFRVSLANTQNPHAVSAWLRMGELQAKQLNVLEFDKKRFRENLFVVKELAFEQPEDFDVQLQKICATCGVALVYTPNLPKAPISGATRWFHNKPIIQLSGRFKTDDHFWFTFFHEAGHIILHGKKDIFLENLEGTEIDQEKEDEANTFAAKMLVHQMALKAILNSFPLNEQKILEVADMFEIPPGVIVGRLQHMGYLPYHEFNNLKRKINLFNY encoded by the coding sequence ATGAGTACCACAATTGAACAAGCAAAAGAATTCCTTTCTCCACCAGGAGACACAATTCAAGAAACCATCGACATCATGGGAATGAGCCAAGCAGAGCTTGCGGAACGTATGGGCCGACCTAAAGAAAAAGTGAATGATGTTATTAAAGGGCGAGAACCTATTAGCACTAATACCGCTTTTCAGTTAGAAAAAGTTTTAGGAATACCAGCCAGTTTTTGGTTAAATCGTGAAAAGGAGTACAGACGAGAATTGTTTGAGTTAGAGGAACAAGCTTTTTATGAAGGTTGTATCGGATGGCTTCAAAACTTTCCCATTCCACAAATGAAAAAATTTGGATGGCTGCCCAATACACGAGAAAAGCATGAACAGGTCGTAGCTATGCTGAAATTTTTCGGTGTAGCTACTCCCGATGAATGGACTCGAATTTATGTGCATGAAGAAGTATCAGTAGCTTTTAGGGTTTCCTTGGCAAATACTCAGAATCCACATGCGGTTTCAGCATGGCTGCGTATGGGTGAGCTACAGGCTAAACAATTAAATGTTCTAGAATTTGACAAAAAGCGGTTTAGGGAAAACTTATTTGTTGTAAAAGAACTGGCCTTTGAGCAGCCAGAAGATTTCGATGTTCAACTGCAAAAAATTTGTGCGACATGTGGTGTGGCTTTAGTTTATACACCTAACTTGCCTAAGGCACCTATTAGTGGGGCTACTCGATGGTTTCATAACAAGCCCATTATTCAATTATCTGGAAGGTTTAAAACCGATGATCATTTTTGGTTTACATTTTTTCATGAGGCAGGGCATATAATCCTGCACGGGAAAAAGGATATTTTCCTTGAAAATCTAGAAGGCACAGAAATAGATCAAGAAAAAGAAGATGAGGCCAATACGTTCGCAGCAAAAATGTTAGTGCATCAAATGGCTTTGAAGGCAATATTGAATTCCTTTCCATTAAATGAGCAGAAAATTTTGGAAGTTGCAGATATGTTTGAAATTCCTCCAGGAGTAATCGTGGGAAGATTACAACATATGGGGTATCTTCCTTATCATGAATTCAATAACCTTAAAAGAAAAATTAATTTGTTTAACTATTGA
- a CDS encoding McrC family protein: MSKRQNILQVFEHSTLHYGRQYNDITFEEKHFNALAKLNQLHDNEYFTLLHKGIKFSQYVGVIQIDGLTIEILPKIDGSASNEALWQTVLIGMLRATKRLKVNNLGQANVSKQHIHLLDIYFEWFLNEIQLLERQGLIKQYRTNVGNVKALKGKLEFAEHINQNLIHKERFYTSHQVYDHNHQIHQILWVALGIIGQFSSGTHLYSKFKRIQANFPEVSRINVNANTFKKLTTNRKTQPYKTAIEIARLIILNFAPNISSGKENMLALLFDMNNLWEEYVLTMLKSVSAEGIVVKGQESKPFWRGIKIRPDIVIEKSDKTYVIDTKWKNIGGSKPSTNDLRQMYVYNEYWDSTKALLLYPSLETEKPQFIPFEGDDNHTCAMGKLNILNGDQLNENIGVEILEWFL, encoded by the coding sequence ATGAGTAAGCGTCAGAACATATTACAGGTTTTTGAGCACAGTACATTGCACTATGGCCGGCAGTATAATGATATAACTTTTGAAGAAAAACACTTCAACGCCTTAGCGAAGCTTAACCAGCTTCATGACAATGAATATTTTACCTTACTGCATAAAGGCATTAAATTCTCGCAATATGTTGGTGTTATTCAGATAGACGGACTTACCATTGAGATCTTGCCAAAAATAGACGGAAGTGCTTCCAATGAAGCATTGTGGCAAACTGTATTGATAGGCATGCTGCGTGCTACCAAGCGATTAAAAGTGAATAATTTGGGCCAAGCCAACGTAAGTAAACAGCATATACATTTATTGGATATTTATTTTGAATGGTTTTTAAATGAGATACAGTTATTGGAGCGGCAGGGCTTAATTAAACAGTATCGGACCAATGTTGGTAATGTAAAGGCCCTAAAAGGGAAGCTGGAGTTTGCGGAACATATAAACCAAAACCTAATTCACAAGGAACGCTTCTATACTTCCCATCAGGTTTATGACCATAATCATCAGATCCATCAAATTTTATGGGTAGCCTTGGGAATTATTGGTCAGTTTTCTTCAGGAACCCATCTGTATTCAAAATTTAAACGCATTCAGGCCAATTTTCCAGAGGTTTCCCGGATTAATGTAAATGCCAATACGTTTAAGAAACTTACAACCAACAGAAAGACCCAACCGTACAAAACCGCCATAGAAATTGCTAGGCTAATCATCTTAAATTTCGCACCAAATATCTCAAGCGGGAAGGAAAATATGCTGGCCCTCCTCTTCGATATGAACAATTTATGGGAAGAGTATGTGTTGACAATGCTTAAATCGGTTTCGGCAGAAGGTATAGTTGTGAAAGGCCAAGAATCAAAACCGTTTTGGAGGGGCATCAAGATTAGACCTGATATTGTAATTGAAAAGTCGGACAAAACCTATGTAATAGATACAAAATGGAAGAATATCGGCGGTAGTAAACCTTCTACCAATGATTTGCGACAGATGTACGTGTACAACGAATATTGGGATTCAACTAAAGCATTGTTGTTATATCCCTCCTTGGAAACCGAAAAACCCCAATTTATCCCTTTCGAGGGAGATGACAACCATACATGCGCTATGGGAAAGCTGAATATTCTGAATGGCGATCAATTAAATGAAAATATTGGTGTAGAAATTTTGGAATGGTTTCTTTAG